Proteins found in one Methanomassiliicoccus sp. genomic segment:
- a CDS encoding phenylacetate--CoA ligase, translating to MTVEEIFQRARTSALLSDPYVKKVWSLVHEDLFSLPPDTLARLRKELMGECLRFFQRRSPYYADLFERTGIDIRDPDLTDLSHIAVPSDMLRGDGHRRFLIPGVEEEGETFSSSGTSGRAPVKIYRSPLDLAIMVQANTALFEHVYGGSLEAGKGIALFMAAPELRYRLSFVAFVALTLESKGIDLLYGMDLEEGRDGDKPWTKLTPNTSNIIKFLKSKAEPKLFFTAPAGVHLLTKKMDELSWGKRLMQRLATGTPPVKLGRGGLIVTGGGTKGFDDLPPYNDIVDNARRQFTAQERDGTAVPAPFMDVLGMTETLTALIDRLGVMAKVPHPLSTVFLIDPVTLEPLEEGDTEGLACLFNPFVTSWLECFYPGDLMTSRPSTSFYGREFTYQRRLTVKEGWSLQRACGGSMEEMMTGGQR from the coding sequence ATGACGGTCGAGGAAATTTTCCAGAGGGCCCGGACCAGCGCCCTCCTCTCCGATCCATATGTCAAGAAGGTGTGGAGCTTGGTCCACGAGGACCTCTTTTCCCTCCCTCCGGACACATTGGCAAGGCTCAGGAAGGAGCTGATGGGCGAATGCCTGAGGTTCTTTCAGAGGCGCAGCCCCTATTACGCCGACCTGTTCGAACGCACTGGTATCGATATCCGCGATCCCGATTTGACGGACCTGTCCCACATCGCCGTTCCTTCCGATATGCTCAGGGGCGATGGCCACAGGAGGTTCCTCATACCTGGTGTGGAGGAGGAGGGAGAGACGTTCTCCTCCTCCGGCACCAGCGGAAGGGCTCCGGTGAAGATCTACCGCAGCCCCTTGGACCTGGCCATCATGGTTCAGGCCAACACAGCATTGTTCGAGCACGTTTACGGGGGAAGCCTGGAAGCAGGAAAGGGCATCGCCCTCTTCATGGCGGCCCCCGAGCTGAGGTACAGGCTGAGCTTCGTGGCTTTTGTGGCCCTGACGCTGGAGTCCAAGGGGATCGATCTGCTCTACGGGATGGACCTGGAGGAGGGAAGGGACGGCGACAAGCCCTGGACCAAGCTCACACCCAACACCTCCAACATCATCAAGTTCCTGAAGAGCAAGGCCGAGCCCAAGCTCTTCTTCACGGCCCCCGCAGGGGTCCACCTCCTCACCAAGAAGATGGATGAACTGTCCTGGGGAAAAAGGTTGATGCAGAGGTTGGCCACGGGTACGCCCCCAGTGAAGCTGGGTAGGGGAGGCTTGATAGTCACCGGAGGTGGCACCAAGGGGTTCGACGATCTCCCGCCGTATAACGACATCGTGGATAACGCCCGGAGACAGTTCACTGCCCAGGAACGGGACGGAACCGCGGTGCCCGCTCCGTTCATGGACGTCCTGGGGATGACGGAGACCCTCACCGCTTTGATAGATCGGCTGGGGGTCATGGCCAAGGTGCCGCATCCCTTGTCCACCGTGTTCCTCATCGACCCCGTTACACTGGAACCACTTGAAGAGGGGGACACGGAAGGGTTGGCATGTCTGTTCAACCCCTTCGTCACATCTTGGTTGGAATGCTTCTATCCTGGGGACCTTATGACCTCCCGACCCTCCACCTCTTTCTACGGCAGGGAGTTCACCTACCAGCGCAGGCTGACGGTGAAGGAGGGATGGAGCCTGCAGAGGGCCTGCGGAGGCTCCATGGAGGAGATGATGACGGGAGGTCAGAGATGA
- a CDS encoding aldehyde dehydrogenase family protein, producing the protein MRLVPWMLGNEPETVVTTATEVEVEELTEGSIDNFLSAGRAVQAELCKVPLAARLTVLHQLGDIWRARSMDGELRGVRSELMRSTGYSEANMDLEMSLVPQALDQGSLEENIDLSLPGGRDSTERFVPLGRSGEVRHLPAGPVLIIASGNSIVPAVIPTALSLALGNCTMVKPSMANHHALQQVFEPLRELAYHDQAANLMAQSLAVAYFTHDSPRLRHLLSNGELGVVNYWGGEPGRSEVLVRAATNPHHPRWLSHGPLTGFAIIAQERSDDRTARGLAENMVLYEQQLCSSPTLGAFIGTKDEAVDFASKVAAHLQEIGTKHATAQSDDLGFIRASSLRIMELCGSTVLRSKDGSNPWSIAVTPGGSVLDEALISFPAYGPHVRRRFMELVVVSDTATAVDLIARLPGMKAYQGVDKVQTVGLSLSEHQHAEAKAALLATGAYRLVPLDDMYRRDPAEPYDGSPLASLFAYAMYHRARGP; encoded by the coding sequence ATGAGGCTTGTCCCTTGGATGTTGGGGAACGAACCGGAGACGGTTGTCACGACAGCGACCGAAGTGGAGGTGGAGGAGCTTACAGAGGGGTCGATAGACAATTTCCTGTCCGCAGGCCGAGCGGTGCAGGCAGAGCTGTGCAAGGTGCCCCTGGCCGCGCGTCTGACAGTACTGCACCAGCTGGGAGATATCTGGAGAGCCCGCAGCATGGATGGAGAGCTGCGCGGTGTACGATCGGAGCTGATGAGGTCCACCGGCTACTCCGAAGCGAACATGGACCTGGAGATGTCCCTGGTACCTCAGGCCCTGGACCAGGGTTCGTTGGAAGAGAACATCGACCTCTCGCTTCCCGGGGGGCGCGATAGCACCGAGCGATTCGTTCCCCTGGGGAGGTCGGGGGAGGTGCGCCACCTACCTGCTGGCCCCGTCCTTATCATAGCCTCGGGGAACTCCATCGTTCCTGCCGTGATCCCCACCGCCCTATCTCTGGCTTTGGGCAACTGCACCATGGTCAAGCCTTCCATGGCGAACCATCATGCCCTGCAACAGGTTTTCGAGCCCCTGAGGGAGCTGGCCTATCACGATCAGGCGGCGAACCTCATGGCCCAATCATTGGCCGTGGCCTACTTCACCCATGACAGCCCTCGCCTGCGACATCTCCTGAGCAACGGCGAGCTGGGCGTGGTGAACTACTGGGGCGGTGAGCCCGGCCGCTCCGAGGTCCTGGTGAGGGCAGCGACCAATCCCCACCATCCTCGCTGGCTGTCCCACGGCCCGCTGACCGGCTTCGCCATCATCGCCCAGGAAAGATCTGATGACAGGACCGCACGGGGGCTAGCCGAGAACATGGTCCTGTACGAGCAGCAGCTGTGCTCCTCCCCCACCCTGGGGGCGTTCATAGGAACAAAGGACGAGGCCGTCGATTTCGCTAGTAAGGTGGCCGCACACCTGCAGGAGATCGGAACTAAGCATGCGACCGCTCAGAGCGATGACCTCGGCTTCATCCGGGCCAGCTCCCTGAGGATCATGGAGCTGTGCGGTTCCACCGTCCTGCGGTCAAAGGATGGCAGTAATCCCTGGTCGATCGCCGTGACCCCGGGCGGGAGCGTTCTCGACGAGGCACTGATATCATTTCCAGCCTACGGACCTCATGTCCGAAGGCGTTTCATGGAGCTGGTGGTCGTGAGCGACACCGCCACTGCTGTGGACCTCATCGCTCGCCTGCCGGGGATGAAGGCATATCAGGGTGTGGACAAGGTGCAGACTGTAGGCCTGTCCCTGTCCGAGCATCAGCACGCCGAGGCCAAGGCGGCGCTGTTGGCCACGGGGGCGTATCGGCTGGTGCCTCTGGACGACATGTACCGCAGGGACCCTGCAGAGCCGTACGACGGCTCCCCTCTGGCGTCCCTGTTCGCATATGCCATGTACCACCGGGCCCGGGGGCCATGA
- a CDS encoding NAD-dependent epimerase/dehydratase family protein yields MRLLVTGASGFLGGHLCEALSGKHEIVAMVRKGSDTSLLTPLGVELRCCDLADPSSLIGVARNVDAVVHLAAYYTFTGDEESYRRINVEGTRALLASMINSGVARIVYCSSTEALGPTGAEPANEDRTPAPVYAYGRSKVQGEELVREHASRGIDHTIIRPSGIYGPRNFEDISYWFISAFGGSVMGRFVVGDGRRLLQFVHVDDVVQGFRLALENPRSIGRTYHISDSRAYTYDEIYAMLAAIFGRRPPRLHVPVPVAKALVAPVEGLNRLMGKDSFMFRSSTMETFREDRNYSIERASMELGYSPRWSLPEGLEATVRWYRENGYL; encoded by the coding sequence ATGCGCCTGCTGGTCACCGGGGCCTCTGGCTTCCTGGGAGGCCATCTTTGCGAGGCGCTGTCTGGGAAACATGAGATAGTGGCCATGGTCCGGAAGGGCAGCGACACCTCCCTGCTGACCCCCCTGGGGGTGGAGCTGCGCTGCTGCGACCTAGCCGACCCTAGCAGCCTAATAGGGGTGGCCAGGAACGTGGACGCGGTGGTACACCTCGCCGCCTACTACACTTTCACAGGGGACGAGGAAAGTTACCGCCGCATCAATGTGGAGGGAACCCGCGCCCTTCTCGCTTCGATGATCAACAGTGGTGTCGCCCGCATCGTCTACTGCTCCTCCACGGAGGCCCTGGGGCCCACCGGGGCGGAGCCCGCGAACGAGGACCGTACCCCAGCTCCAGTGTACGCTTATGGACGCTCCAAGGTTCAAGGGGAGGAGCTGGTGCGGGAGCATGCTTCTAGGGGAATAGATCATACGATCATCCGACCGTCAGGCATCTATGGGCCTCGGAACTTCGAGGACATCTCATACTGGTTCATTTCTGCCTTCGGAGGCTCAGTGATGGGGCGCTTTGTAGTGGGTGACGGGCGAAGGCTCCTCCAATTCGTCCATGTGGACGACGTAGTGCAGGGGTTCCGCCTAGCCCTGGAGAACCCCCGGTCCATCGGGAGGACTTATCATATCTCCGACTCCCGAGCCTATACCTACGATGAGATATACGCCATGCTCGCAGCGATATTCGGGCGCAGACCCCCCCGCCTGCATGTCCCGGTCCCTGTGGCCAAAGCCCTGGTAGCCCCTGTGGAGGGTCTGAACAGGCTGATGGGTAAGGATTCCTTCATGTTCAGGTCGAGCACGATGGAGACCTTCCGCGAGGACCGTAACTACAGCATTGAGCGAGCCAGTATGGAGTTGGGATACTCTCCCCGCTGGTCACTACCGGAAGGGTTGGAGGCCACGGTCCGATGGTACCGGGAGAACGGCTACTTGTGA
- a CDS encoding PQQ-binding-like beta-propeller repeat protein, which yields MGLIKRAVATILITSMMVLCISGPATAAEEPSTCAFLIDFGNGRILWADVPVTEGMTGFDVYENATAMLGLAESSSYQMPNGHYITSIDGYTGTYNYSCPVCPYDIWRLLKWSDEVDEWTWTSSMIDDVDPLATKAIALMYTRYPYMGPPTATPQHRDPWISERHDFLNSGSALSYNATGVEMKWRLDLGNGAIDVPVISGAGRLYALSSGVHVSVMDTYVTSSKLFCFAQSGDVLWQVEVGKGHQDAAPLLWDGTVYVHSADGVLYALDAENGNLKWTYCTGKTDDNVTSPIVCDNLIIISGNPGELLAVTRSGSLYWSMNVPSTFASSPAAFKDLLLVGGKNGNLYAMASNGSGEVWNVTIGGTITGSPVALDDRVVITYTNYTDSIPTGGGMAAVSYDGALIWEAPTAPTPGSAAVTPDGVVSVSSHGMTSVSLDGQPQWTAPLDPSVPIGSPLAMNGMTLVVTTGDSGRLVAVNSHGFVEWEEVIEPSQIITSSPSISDNMLYLTSSEGSVYAFFFEDLQWIVPPVSSFAYTVNGTTVHFDGSLSYGGEGGLTYNWSFGDGQMASGMNVDHTYENATAHKVTLVITDSAGLRSELTKMVVLRGPTQDSGPEPGGTIDDTDPSPVTLSGWTMWGAGIIALAVILALTLGIRRAKERKR from the coding sequence GTGGGTCTAATTAAGAGAGCGGTGGCAACGATCCTGATCACCTCGATGATGGTCCTTTGCATCAGCGGACCAGCCACAGCTGCGGAGGAGCCCTCGACATGCGCTTTTCTGATCGATTTCGGAAACGGCAGGATACTATGGGCAGACGTCCCCGTGACCGAGGGCATGACCGGGTTCGACGTGTATGAGAACGCCACCGCCATGTTGGGCCTGGCCGAGAGCAGTTCATATCAAATGCCAAATGGCCACTACATCACGAGCATCGACGGCTACACCGGCACCTACAACTACTCCTGTCCCGTGTGCCCTTATGATATCTGGAGACTCCTCAAGTGGAGCGATGAGGTCGACGAGTGGACCTGGACCTCCAGTATGATAGATGATGTAGATCCCCTCGCCACCAAGGCCATCGCCTTGATGTACACGCGGTATCCGTACATGGGGCCTCCAACGGCCACACCGCAGCACCGGGACCCGTGGATAAGCGAGAGGCATGATTTCCTGAACTCGGGCAGTGCCTTATCCTATAATGCTACAGGAGTGGAGATGAAGTGGCGCCTGGACCTAGGCAATGGGGCCATCGATGTTCCCGTAATCTCTGGGGCTGGCCGGCTGTACGCCCTCAGCAGCGGGGTCCACGTCAGCGTCATGGACACGTACGTTACCAGCTCCAAGCTCTTCTGCTTCGCTCAGTCCGGCGATGTGCTGTGGCAGGTGGAGGTGGGGAAGGGTCACCAGGATGCCGCGCCCCTGCTGTGGGACGGGACAGTGTACGTTCACTCCGCCGATGGGGTTCTGTACGCGCTCGATGCTGAGAACGGCAATCTTAAATGGACCTACTGCACAGGCAAGACCGATGACAACGTCACATCCCCCATCGTCTGCGACAACCTCATCATCATATCCGGCAACCCCGGGGAGCTGTTAGCGGTAACGAGGTCCGGCTCCCTCTACTGGTCGATGAATGTGCCCTCAACTTTCGCGTCCTCCCCCGCGGCCTTCAAGGACCTGCTGCTGGTCGGCGGAAAGAACGGCAATCTGTACGCCATGGCGAGCAATGGGAGCGGTGAGGTATGGAACGTTACCATAGGCGGCACCATAACCGGCTCGCCGGTGGCACTGGACGATAGGGTCGTCATCACCTATACCAACTACACAGATAGCATTCCCACGGGCGGGGGGATGGCCGCGGTATCGTACGACGGGGCGCTCATATGGGAAGCCCCCACCGCTCCCACTCCAGGCTCTGCGGCGGTCACGCCCGATGGCGTGGTCTCCGTTTCCTCTCACGGGATGACCTCGGTATCTCTGGATGGCCAACCCCAGTGGACCGCTCCTCTGGATCCCTCCGTTCCCATCGGATCACCCCTGGCTATGAACGGCATGACCCTGGTAGTGACCACGGGCGACAGCGGCCGGCTTGTGGCCGTCAATAGTCATGGCTTCGTCGAATGGGAGGAGGTCATCGAACCCTCCCAGATCATAACCAGCTCGCCTTCTATCTCCGATAACATGCTATACCTAACATCGAGCGAGGGCAGCGTTTATGCGTTCTTTTTCGAGGACCTGCAGTGGATCGTTCCTCCTGTCAGTTCCTTCGCTTATACTGTGAACGGTACCACCGTGCACTTCGACGGCAGCCTATCCTATGGAGGGGAAGGGGGGTTGACCTACAATTGGTCCTTTGGGGATGGCCAAATGGCCAGTGGGATGAACGTTGACCATACCTATGAGAACGCCACGGCCCATAAGGTGACCCTGGTCATCACAGACTCTGCCGGCTTGAGAAGCGAGCTCACCAAGATGGTGGTATTGAGAGGCCCGACGCAGGATTCAGGTCCGGAGCCTGGAGGCACCATAGATGACACCGACCCTTCCCCCGTAACGTTATCAGGGTGGACGATGTGGGGAGCGGGCATCATCGCGCTGGCGGTCATCTTGGCGTTGACCCTGGGGATAAGAAGGGCAAAGGAAAGGAAAAGGTAG
- a CDS encoding 4Fe-4S binding protein, with the protein MALRNPLKNTLTLDRSKLPGPLKGRTPSQVSNVRLPEAEQPTAENVRPKLPKTVWRNSERYLGLMAGFFLFIAPFAVFTRLAYGIVGSTDEATIHSICFKLPMELLINGSVPASIGPIALGTMVVILVVALLFGPLFCGRLCPVGAMSEMLSRIVPIPDRYRMRIQNTKVTASLRYGFLAGFIIVGWAMAGPVAQCSYGVDLGRFCSPALMEYMSLGLFSTAPENFWNTGAVLTMIVWLLLGGIMMVGGRGWCLFFCPLGAISGISHAIGAKLGFYRLEYEATNCRNCRKCEVNCPMWAISMDGKIERSLCIGCRECVNNCSFNAYHGAYGRTGEMIRRKVKDVVSRVRIASTFMLAAATAPLAYMFTGPCAATGCAACPLGGACAVSIPLLYGGLLLSRTSTRLKAAWSSLRTRLRRDGREIRSE; encoded by the coding sequence ATGGCATTGAGGAACCCTCTGAAAAACACCCTCACCCTTGACAGATCCAAGCTCCCTGGCCCCTTGAAGGGCCGCACCCCTTCGCAGGTTTCCAACGTGCGATTGCCGGAGGCTGAGCAGCCTACCGCAGAAAACGTCAGGCCGAAATTGCCGAAGACGGTGTGGCGGAACAGCGAACGGTACCTGGGCTTGATGGCAGGCTTCTTCCTGTTCATCGCTCCCTTCGCGGTGTTCACCAGGCTGGCATATGGCATTGTGGGGTCAACCGATGAGGCGACTATACACTCGATCTGCTTCAAACTGCCGATGGAGCTTCTGATCAATGGGTCAGTTCCTGCGAGCATCGGCCCTATCGCTCTCGGCACCATGGTCGTGATCCTAGTGGTCGCGCTCCTCTTTGGTCCTCTATTCTGCGGACGTCTATGCCCGGTAGGGGCCATGAGCGAGATGCTCAGCAGGATAGTCCCGATCCCGGACCGATATCGCATGCGGATCCAGAACACCAAGGTAACCGCCAGCCTGCGCTACGGTTTCCTCGCTGGGTTCATCATCGTGGGATGGGCTATGGCCGGCCCGGTGGCCCAGTGCTCTTACGGGGTGGACCTGGGAAGGTTCTGCAGCCCCGCTCTGATGGAGTACATGTCGCTCGGTCTGTTCTCCACCGCTCCTGAGAACTTCTGGAACACCGGTGCTGTCCTGACCATGATAGTCTGGCTGCTCCTTGGAGGGATCATGATGGTAGGAGGACGAGGATGGTGCCTGTTCTTCTGCCCCCTGGGGGCGATATCGGGCATATCCCATGCCATCGGTGCCAAGCTCGGCTTCTATCGCCTGGAATATGAGGCCACCAACTGCCGGAACTGCCGGAAGTGCGAGGTCAACTGCCCCATGTGGGCCATAAGTATGGATGGCAAGATCGAGAGGTCGCTGTGCATAGGTTGCAGGGAGTGCGTCAACAACTGCTCCTTCAATGCCTATCACGGTGCCTATGGTAGAACCGGAGAGATGATACGAAGGAAGGTGAAGGACGTGGTGTCGAGGGTCCGTATTGCGAGCACTTTCATGCTGGCCGCGGCCACAGCACCCCTTGCGTACATGTTCACCGGCCCCTGCGCGGCCACGGGATGCGCCGCCTGTCCCCTGGGAGGTGCCTGCGCCGTATCCATCCCTCTTCTATATGGCGGTTTGCTGCTGTCGCGGACATCCACAAGGTTGAAAGCCGCCTGGTCATCGCTGCGAACCCGGCTCCGGAGGGATGGCCGAGAGATACGGTCGGAGTGA
- the ccsA gene encoding cytochrome c biogenesis protein CcsA: protein MNLGTVLLAAAAVSALAASAGGGLFLARGNGRWERISRYSALLSLAFLTAVFILMAYLFLTSDLSIEYVWSHSSVGIDPFYKLVGVWAGGEGGLLLWAWFMSLALAVETLLEGRRGLGRRFSSAFRMAAGSMVLLFVLIVMAADLFALTEASELALHPQGLGMSLSLQTLEMALHPPLVFAAYAFCVAIFSASIARFLSLEDDWLKVALPWARLAGLLLALGIVVGAVWAYYELGWGGFWVWDPVETASLLPMLVVMAFLHAHRSRAAAQGYLLPLLGVLSFVYVLLSSFITRTGGLWGSSVHTYGSSVSGSMASRFLTVIEGDKSIMGLFIVIVLLLLIGCVLSYRMSKRERVRVEDSVLGTVVLHVMFSVLLLLLLIKNVGLDQGENFMDFTEKTSYLLTIMLIALLVMESYPRLGRRKALMLGTGIGLASVMLAVVALVTGSIPLPVAIILPPAGATLTASLFRLVRTDRSPARRWIRRAGPILAHVGLVIVVLSFLISSYYQSSLPEDREIMGIGDQVSLGDRTVSLLELASEPWTSSAGVPGEVRTATFEVTGGGGTRVVSVSNHYENGYSGSLLVHGGTQVLNGLSEDLYLSFDWMSNESALVQVRLLPMVSGVWLGSALLIMGMSMMLIATSFRDEMDIISDRARSGD from the coding sequence ATGAACCTCGGAACGGTACTACTGGCGGCGGCGGCCGTGTCGGCCCTTGCGGCCAGCGCTGGCGGAGGCCTGTTCCTGGCGCGCGGGAACGGTCGATGGGAGCGCATCTCGCGTTACAGCGCCCTCCTGTCGCTAGCCTTCCTCACCGCCGTCTTCATTCTCATGGCCTACCTCTTCCTCACATCCGATCTCAGCATCGAGTATGTGTGGTCTCACTCTTCAGTGGGCATAGATCCCTTCTACAAGCTCGTGGGAGTGTGGGCGGGCGGTGAGGGCGGCCTTTTACTGTGGGCCTGGTTCATGTCCCTCGCCTTGGCCGTGGAGACACTGTTGGAGGGACGGCGGGGGCTCGGTCGTAGGTTCTCTTCAGCTTTTCGGATGGCGGCCGGCAGCATGGTGCTCCTCTTCGTACTGATCGTCATGGCGGCGGACCTCTTCGCCCTTACCGAAGCCTCTGAACTTGCACTCCACCCCCAGGGCCTGGGTATGAGCCTGTCCCTGCAGACCCTGGAGATGGCCCTCCATCCCCCTCTGGTCTTCGCGGCCTACGCGTTCTGCGTGGCCATATTCTCCGCGTCCATAGCCCGCTTCCTTTCTCTCGAGGATGATTGGCTGAAGGTGGCCCTTCCTTGGGCCAGGTTGGCAGGCCTCCTGCTTGCCCTGGGAATCGTGGTCGGAGCAGTGTGGGCCTACTACGAGCTGGGTTGGGGAGGATTCTGGGTATGGGACCCCGTGGAGACCGCCTCCCTACTCCCCATGCTCGTCGTCATGGCCTTCCTGCATGCGCATAGGTCCCGCGCCGCCGCTCAGGGATATCTGCTGCCTTTACTGGGCGTTCTCTCCTTTGTGTACGTGCTTCTATCCTCGTTCATAACCCGCACTGGCGGACTGTGGGGGTCCTCGGTGCACACCTACGGCAGCTCGGTGAGCGGCTCTATGGCCTCCCGCTTCCTCACCGTGATCGAGGGGGACAAGAGCATCATGGGCCTGTTCATCGTCATCGTGCTGCTCCTTCTCATCGGATGTGTCCTCAGCTACCGCATGTCGAAGAGGGAGAGGGTTAGGGTGGAGGACAGTGTCCTGGGTACGGTTGTCCTCCACGTGATGTTCTCCGTCCTGCTGCTCCTGCTGCTTATAAAGAACGTGGGTCTGGACCAGGGGGAGAACTTCATGGACTTCACCGAGAAGACCTCGTACCTGCTGACGATTATGCTCATAGCGCTCCTGGTGATGGAATCGTACCCCCGGTTGGGACGGCGCAAGGCTCTGATGCTGGGTACGGGCATCGGCCTGGCATCGGTCATGCTGGCCGTGGTCGCATTGGTGACAGGAAGCATTCCCCTGCCTGTTGCCATCATCCTCCCGCCGGCCGGGGCGACACTTACTGCATCGTTATTCCGGCTCGTAAGAACGGACCGTTCCCCGGCACGGCGTTGGATCAGGAGGGCAGGGCCGATACTGGCCCATGTGGGCCTGGTCATCGTGGTGCTGAGCTTTCTGATCTCATCGTACTACCAGTCCTCGTTGCCTGAGGACAGGGAGATCATGGGAATAGGGGACCAGGTATCGTTGGGCGACCGCACGGTGAGCCTCCTGGAGCTCGCGTCGGAACCATGGACATCATCCGCGGGGGTGCCGGGTGAGGTACGCACGGCCACCTTTGAGGTGACCGGCGGAGGGGGGACGCGAGTGGTCTCGGTGTCCAACCATTATGAGAACGGTTATTCTGGGTCCCTGCTGGTCCATGGAGGCACCCAGGTCCTAAATGGGCTGTCCGAGGACCTCTACCTCAGCTTCGATTGGATGTCCAACGAATCGGCCTTGGTGCAGGTCCGCCTCCTGCCAATGGTCAGCGGGGTGTGGCTGGGCTCGGCGCTGCTAATCATGGGCATGTCCATGATGCTCATCGCCACATCGTTCAGGGATGAGATGGACATCATCTCCGATCGGGCGCGCTCTGGAGATTGA
- a CDS encoding MFS transporter produces MAGKRRRGLLTGISTNVLVLGLVSLLNDASSEMIYPLLPLFLAGLGASGAVIGLIEGAAETTASLLKVVSGRFSDRFGRRKPFLTAGYGLSTLAKPLLVLTASYWQVLGVRITERVGKGLRAAPRDALIADSTGKEDLGRAYGLHKAMDSMGAVIGPLLILPILLAAGTVTEGTFRTVFLLATIPAVISVAIIVLYVREGDRKVQRCTTSIFRDSRRLGRDFWLLALVVVVFFLGEISYAFFVLRSEGLGSSTVTTILLYILYNVVFVIMSIPSGILSDRWGRRPVLAFSFILFATTCLTLSLADGLPLLALGFILYGVYKGSSEGVFKAFVIDVVPRDLCGTALGIYHTAVGLVMLPGGILAGILWDSLGPEITFAYGGAMSLLALALLLLFTRHRHMSEPPLP; encoded by the coding sequence TTGGCTGGCAAGAGGCGCAGGGGGCTGCTTACGGGCATATCCACCAATGTGCTGGTTCTCGGCCTGGTCTCCCTTCTCAACGACGCCAGCAGCGAGATGATCTACCCCCTACTGCCTCTGTTCCTGGCAGGCCTTGGTGCCAGCGGGGCGGTGATAGGCCTAATTGAGGGGGCTGCGGAGACCACGGCATCCCTCCTCAAGGTGGTGTCTGGACGCTTTTCCGATCGGTTTGGCAGAAGGAAACCGTTCCTCACCGCAGGGTACGGTCTGAGCACCCTGGCGAAGCCCCTCCTAGTCCTGACCGCATCCTACTGGCAGGTGCTTGGTGTCCGAATCACGGAAAGGGTCGGGAAGGGGCTAAGGGCCGCCCCTCGAGACGCTCTCATCGCCGATTCCACAGGAAAGGAGGACCTGGGCAGGGCCTACGGGCTGCATAAGGCCATGGACTCCATGGGCGCAGTGATAGGTCCTCTTTTGATACTGCCGATCCTGCTGGCCGCCGGCACCGTGACCGAGGGCACGTTCCGAACAGTGTTCCTGTTGGCCACGATCCCCGCGGTGATCTCGGTCGCCATCATCGTTCTGTACGTGAGGGAGGGTGACCGCAAGGTACAGAGGTGCACCACCAGCATCTTCAGGGACTCCAGGCGGCTAGGCAGGGACTTCTGGCTCCTCGCACTGGTCGTGGTGGTGTTCTTCCTGGGGGAGATCAGCTACGCGTTCTTCGTTCTTAGGTCCGAAGGTCTTGGGTCCAGCACAGTGACCACGATACTGTTGTACATTCTGTACAACGTCGTTTTCGTGATCATGTCCATCCCCTCTGGCATCCTCTCCGACCGCTGGGGGAGGAGGCCGGTCCTGGCGTTCTCCTTCATTCTCTTTGCCACCACCTGTCTGACACTGAGCCTGGCGGACGGACTGCCCCTGCTCGCGCTGGGCTTCATCCTGTACGGTGTGTACAAAGGCTCCAGCGAGGGGGTGTTCAAGGCCTTTGTCATCGATGTCGTGCCGAGGGACCTCTGCGGAACCGCACTAGGGATTTACCACACCGCGGTAGGGCTGGTGATGCTACCCGGCGGTATCCTGGCCGGCATCCTATGGGATTCCCTGGGCCCTGAGATCACTTTCGCCTACGGCGGGGCGATGAGCTTGCTGGCGCTGGCCCTTCTGCTCCTATTCACCCGTCACCGCCACATGTCCGAACCGCCGCTACCATGA